From one Paenibacillus sp. FSL K6-1330 genomic stretch:
- a CDS encoding response regulator transcription factor encodes MRSRILIVDDDEKIISMLRRGLAFEGYDVLTASNGAEGLKVILSEDPDVVILDVMMPQVDGFEALRRLREGGSTTPVLMLTAKDEVENRVKGLDTGADDYLVKPFALEELLARVRALLRRKTGDDSSNHRLTYEDLVMDTDAREVIRSGQRLELTAKEFELLHLFMQNPKRVLSRDLIMDKIWGYDYSGESNVLEVYIAMLRQKTEEHGGKRLIQTIRGAGYILRGDN; translated from the coding sequence ATGCGATCCCGGATATTAATTGTAGATGATGATGAGAAGATTATTTCCATGCTGCGCAGGGGACTTGCGTTTGAGGGCTATGACGTCCTAACCGCATCCAACGGAGCGGAAGGTTTGAAGGTGATATTGAGTGAGGACCCGGACGTTGTCATTCTGGATGTGATGATGCCTCAAGTCGATGGATTTGAAGCGTTGCGCAGACTCCGGGAAGGCGGAAGCACGACACCGGTGCTGATGCTGACCGCGAAGGATGAAGTGGAGAATCGGGTGAAGGGACTGGATACCGGAGCAGATGATTATCTGGTCAAACCTTTCGCGCTGGAGGAGCTGCTTGCCCGCGTACGGGCTTTGCTGCGCCGTAAAACCGGGGACGATAGCTCTAACCACCGACTGACCTACGAGGATCTTGTGATGGATACCGATGCAAGGGAAGTTATTCGCAGCGGGCAGCGACTGGAGCTAACCGCCAAGGAATTTGAGCTCCTGCACCTGTTTATGCAAAATCCGAAGCGGGTGCTGTCCCGCGATTTAATAATGGATAAAATATGGGGCTATGATTACAGCGGGGAGTCCAACGTGCTGGAGGTTTATATCGCCATGCTCCGGCAGAAGACCGAGGAACATGGAGGTAAACGACTGATCCAGACGATCCGCGGAGCTGGCTATATTTTAAGAGGAGATAACTAG
- a CDS encoding trypsin-like peptidase domain-containing protein: MDDQRKRYGYPDDEGMNNESNNNEAPRREEASTKNSSYYYSYGPFQSIPSERDDQQPERPYQSRESKEVEVTAPQPVKPIPSSGFSQSHSSGSQGGGGSMDSMQRNKEWNYSQKPKNSVKTVLLSFMAGVLVISSLMFAADRTNLFTPDAAYSSEPAQETSAKVDDNGGATTASSIIPSGQGDVSAVVDQASPAVVLIETLVNSSNRQSTNPNMNDPFWYFFGGGQSSQEGNGGNSGNGGSSSNGGQESQLQPSGIGSGFIFEKSGYILTNEHVIHGSDVIQVTVQGTKKPYEAKLLGSSYELDLAVLKIEGADFPTVQLGDSNSLKVGEWLVAIGNPHGFEHTVTAGVLSSKEREIDIQGTNGEAERNYEHLLQTDASINPGNSGGPLLNLKGEVIGMNVAVSAEAQGIGFAIPSSTIKEVVEYLKNNQEVPKEPIPFIGASLGTVTPQIAQSLGTDVKEGSYVDSVVFRSPAYEADLRQYDIIVGVDGTKYPTSKDLIEFIQSKKVGDKITLNVVRNGKNIDLPLTIGDRNKFDLSQQQQQQQQQP; the protein is encoded by the coding sequence ATGGACGATCAAAGAAAGCGCTACGGGTATCCGGATGATGAGGGAATGAACAACGAGTCAAATAACAATGAAGCACCGAGACGTGAGGAAGCATCCACGAAGAATTCGTCTTATTACTATTCTTACGGACCGTTTCAGTCCATACCCAGCGAACGTGATGATCAGCAGCCAGAGCGGCCATACCAGAGCCGGGAATCGAAGGAAGTAGAAGTTACCGCTCCGCAGCCTGTTAAACCAATACCATCCTCCGGTTTCTCGCAGTCACATTCCTCCGGAAGCCAGGGGGGCGGCGGGTCTATGGATTCGATGCAAAGAAATAAAGAATGGAACTACAGCCAGAAGCCTAAAAATTCCGTGAAGACGGTGCTGTTGTCCTTCATGGCAGGTGTCCTTGTCATTTCGAGCCTGATGTTTGCCGCTGACCGCACGAATCTGTTTACACCTGATGCGGCGTACTCATCAGAGCCAGCTCAAGAAACTTCAGCCAAAGTCGATGATAACGGCGGAGCTACTACGGCATCGAGCATTATTCCTTCGGGCCAAGGAGATGTATCGGCAGTCGTAGATCAGGCGAGTCCTGCCGTTGTACTGATCGAGACGCTTGTAAACAGCAGCAATCGCCAGAGCACGAATCCGAATATGAATGATCCGTTCTGGTACTTCTTCGGCGGCGGCCAATCGAGCCAGGAAGGAAATGGCGGAAACAGTGGAAACGGTGGAAGCAGCAGCAACGGAGGTCAGGAATCCCAGCTTCAGCCTTCCGGCATCGGCTCGGGTTTCATCTTTGAGAAGTCCGGATACATTTTGACGAATGAGCATGTGATCCATGGCTCAGATGTGATCCAAGTAACGGTACAGGGTACCAAAAAGCCTTATGAAGCGAAGCTGCTCGGTTCCAGCTATGAGCTCGACTTGGCCGTGCTAAAAATCGAAGGGGCCGATTTCCCAACGGTGCAGCTGGGCGACTCCAATTCGCTGAAGGTCGGTGAATGGCTTGTTGCCATCGGTAACCCGCATGGTTTTGAGCATACGGTAACCGCAGGCGTACTTAGCTCGAAGGAACGCGAAATTGATATTCAAGGAACGAACGGCGAAGCTGAGCGGAATTATGAGCATCTTCTGCAAACCGATGCTTCGATTAATCCGGGTAACTCCGGCGGACCGCTTCTCAATCTGAAGGGCGAGGTTATCGGGATGAACGTAGCCGTCAGCGCCGAAGCGCAAGGGATCGGATTTGCAATTCCGTCCAGCACGATCAAGGAAGTTGTGGAATATCTGAAGAATAATCAGGAAGTTCCGAAAGAGCCGATTCCGTTTATCGGGGCAAGCCTGGGAACGGTCACTCCGCAAATTGCCCAGTCTTTGGGTACCGACGTGAAGGAAGGTTCTTATGTTGACAGCGTTGTATTCCGTTCGCCGGCTTATGAAGCGGACCTGCGTCAATATGACATCATTGTGGGCGTGGACGGAACAAAATATCCGACCTCGAAGGATCTGATTGAGTTCATACAATCGAAGAAGGTTGGAGACAAAATCACACTGAATGTGGTTCGTAACGGTAAGAACATTGATTTGCCGCTGACGATTGGGGACCGTAATAAGTTTGATCTATCCCAACAGCAGCAACAACAGCAACAGCAACCGTAA
- a CDS encoding response regulator transcription factor: MGTIRILLADDHDMVRMGLKTYLSLDPGFEVIGEAANGQEVVDMLRNGDEADRPDLILMDLMMPVMNGAETTRAVMSEFPDQKIVILTSFLEDELVVECIEAGAVSYVLKTVSADELIYALQGAFRGMPVMTKDVSEALTRGIRRHMVNGDDSGLTEREKEVLLLIAEGKSNKDIGEELHISIKTVKTHVSNLLMKCELEDRTQLAIYAHRKGWVKM, from the coding sequence ATGGGAACGATTCGGATATTGCTGGCGGATGATCATGATATGGTTCGGATGGGATTAAAAACGTATTTGTCACTGGACCCGGGATTTGAAGTGATCGGAGAGGCCGCAAACGGCCAAGAGGTCGTTGATATGTTAAGAAATGGGGATGAGGCAGACCGGCCTGATCTCATTCTTATGGATCTGATGATGCCGGTGATGAACGGGGCAGAGACCACACGTGCGGTCATGTCCGAGTTCCCGGACCAGAAGATCGTGATTCTGACCAGCTTTCTTGAAGACGAGCTTGTGGTTGAGTGCATCGAAGCGGGGGCTGTTAGTTATGTACTGAAGACCGTTTCGGCCGACGAGCTCATTTACGCTCTTCAGGGAGCTTTCAGGGGTATGCCGGTCATGACCAAAGACGTGTCGGAAGCACTCACCCGCGGGATCCGCCGACATATGGTGAACGGCGATGATTCCGGGCTTACCGAGCGCGAGAAGGAAGTTTTGCTGCTCATTGCCGAAGGCAAGAGCAACAAAGATATCGGCGAAGAGCTGCATATCAGCATTAAAACGGTCAAAACCCATGTCAGCAATCTGCTGATGAAGTGTGAGCTGGAAGACCGCACACAGTTGGCGATCTACGCCCACCGTAAGGGATGGGTCAAAATGTAG
- a CDS encoding sensor histidine kinase yields MMGILKNTKWVILFYFLLIGAGVAVFLYTANQSGYIHIEDNRLWVYYTVGVLLFTGIAGYIAGQRIQRPLDLLHLNMLQVAKGNLNVRLPAMEDGSFARVYDEFNGMTEALEKKMKLLQRLGEQDVIEKEIAAEAAVLEERRRMARDLHDTVSQQLFAIHMSASSLPAVLKRNPEQGDKVLGQLIEMSHVAQKQMRALIAQLRPVELEGRTLEEALERWFPDYCRQNGLKGMKDVELYGGVSDAIEHQLFLIIQEAVANIVKHAGASLVSMSLREDQKRVILSISDDGIGFDEVAGKQGSYGLSTMRERAEKLGGQVDIISKKGAGTTVRVNIPLFEAEGNQGPTTEESKDQEVLAEPVE; encoded by the coding sequence ATGATGGGAATATTGAAAAATACCAAATGGGTGATACTGTTTTACTTTCTGTTGATTGGAGCCGGGGTTGCTGTTTTCCTGTATACAGCAAACCAATCCGGCTACATACATATTGAAGATAACCGGCTGTGGGTGTATTACACAGTCGGTGTACTTCTGTTTACGGGGATTGCGGGATACATTGCGGGACAGCGCATCCAGCGACCGCTGGACCTGCTTCATCTGAACATGCTGCAGGTTGCCAAAGGAAATCTGAACGTGCGACTTCCAGCCATGGAAGACGGCTCTTTTGCCAGAGTATACGATGAGTTTAACGGAATGACAGAAGCGCTGGAGAAGAAGATGAAGCTGCTGCAGCGCCTGGGTGAGCAGGATGTCATTGAGAAAGAGATTGCTGCGGAAGCCGCGGTGCTTGAGGAACGACGCCGGATGGCACGGGACCTGCATGATACGGTCAGTCAGCAGCTGTTCGCGATCCATATGTCGGCTTCATCGCTTCCGGCGGTTCTGAAGAGAAACCCGGAGCAGGGCGATAAAGTGCTTGGCCAGTTGATTGAGATGTCTCACGTGGCGCAGAAGCAGATGCGTGCGCTAATTGCACAGCTTCGGCCTGTTGAACTGGAAGGAAGAACCCTAGAGGAGGCACTCGAACGGTGGTTCCCGGATTACTGTCGCCAAAATGGCCTAAAGGGCATGAAGGATGTGGAACTTTACGGCGGGGTATCGGATGCGATTGAACATCAGCTGTTCCTGATTATACAGGAAGCAGTAGCTAATATTGTGAAACATGCCGGTGCAAGCCTTGTCAGCATGTCGCTTCGTGAGGATCAGAAACGCGTTATTTTAAGCATTAGCGACGATGGGATTGGGTTTGACGAGGTGGCAGGCAAGCAGGGTTCATACGGGCTGTCCACGATGCGTGAGCGAGCCGAAAAGCTTGGTGGGCAGGTCGATATTATAAGTAAAAAGGGTGCAGGGACAACAGTTCGCGTGAATATTCCGCTGTTTGAGGCCGAGGGTAATCAGGGACCGACTACGGAAGAGAGCAAGGATCAGGAAGTACTGGCTGAGCCAGTGGAATAG
- the liaF gene encoding cell wall-active antibiotics response protein LiaF, with protein sequence MTMSRKGWSQLSNGLLLIGIGVVFLLNQLDMIHVDLGYIFSTFWPVFIIWFGLQSLIYARGGALWGSVVPIIIGSYFLGRNLDLIDFSFGDLIKYAIPIILIGFGLQVIFKPKPHTPPPSPPSPDDFSSHRRDDYNIPDPPEARPLDSSLDEEFERRFGKPDKADKTGNILPDPELESPDFHEPGKGYRWQGQHHERQRQDRQDRSRFRVHVDFDDNGKSYSDGSDYKDEQHHQHHHHHQSWHSHDAVNKSSFIGDVHMGKDYFQLKPTNISQFIGDTVLDLTKAQIPYGETKINISAFIGDVKVFVPNDSDVGIHVTTNSFIGDMKVLEESRSGFMSNAGLESPHYREAGKKIRITVSVFIGDVKVNRVG encoded by the coding sequence ATGACCATGAGTAGAAAAGGATGGAGCCAGCTTAGCAACGGTTTGCTGCTCATCGGTATTGGTGTGGTGTTTCTTCTAAATCAGCTCGATATGATACATGTGGATCTTGGTTATATATTCTCGACCTTTTGGCCGGTGTTCATCATCTGGTTCGGCCTGCAAAGCTTAATTTATGCACGTGGAGGAGCACTATGGGGCTCCGTTGTGCCAATCATAATCGGATCGTACTTTCTTGGAAGAAACCTGGATTTGATTGACTTCTCATTCGGCGATCTGATCAAGTATGCGATTCCGATTATCCTGATTGGGTTTGGATTGCAGGTTATTTTTAAACCGAAACCTCATACGCCGCCGCCATCACCGCCAAGTCCGGATGACTTCAGCTCGCATCGGCGCGACGATTACAACATTCCCGATCCGCCTGAAGCGCGTCCGCTTGATTCTTCCCTGGATGAAGAATTCGAACGGAGATTTGGCAAGCCAGACAAGGCTGACAAGACTGGAAATATCCTGCCCGATCCTGAACTAGAATCACCGGATTTTCATGAGCCGGGCAAGGGGTACCGTTGGCAGGGACAGCATCATGAACGCCAGCGCCAGGACCGTCAAGATCGCAGCCGGTTCAGAGTTCATGTTGATTTTGACGATAACGGCAAAAGCTACAGCGACGGATCGGATTATAAGGATGAACAGCACCACCAACACCATCACCATCATCAATCTTGGCACAGCCATGATGCGGTGAACAAGTCCTCTTTTATCGGGGACGTGCATATGGGGAAAGATTATTTTCAGCTGAAGCCGACAAATATCTCGCAGTTCATCGGTGATACGGTGCTGGATCTGACTAAAGCCCAAATCCCTTACGGTGAAACGAAAATCAACATCTCGGCGTTTATCGGGGATGTCAAAGTATTCGTTCCAAATGATTCGGATGTCGGCATTCATGTCACGACCAACTCCTTCATCGGCGATATGAAGGTGCTGGAGGAAAGCCGCAGCGGCTTTATGAGCAATGCCGGTCTGGAAAGCCCGCATTACAGGGAAGCAGGTAAGAAAATTCGAATCACCGTCAGCGTATTTATCGGTGATGTCAAAGTGAATAGGGTAGGATAA
- a CDS encoding 3D domain-containing protein translates to MIQWKKWQRFFAGFILSAVLFSAGSSMVEAHNLILSESYDSTDFRNVYDPAGEIQGSDYVEMSRFYALRVAGFRDMNRYLEVPNTGPKASKPGKKRESMPVLAPREDQVLHTVKVTATGYTAGYESTGKKPGHPQYGITYSGVKVKRDRNMVSTIAADPNVFPLGSILYIPGYGYGIVADIGSAIKGQKIDLYFSTTKQVFKEWGKKDVEVQVIKTGSGKCTEEMLRTLDNAIETYRFLPSSVLEEAI, encoded by the coding sequence ATGATCCAATGGAAAAAGTGGCAGAGGTTTTTTGCTGGTTTTATTTTATCAGCCGTCTTGTTTAGTGCAGGTTCTTCAATGGTAGAAGCCCACAATCTGATTCTAAGCGAATCCTATGATTCAACAGACTTCAGAAATGTGTATGATCCGGCCGGGGAAATTCAAGGCTCCGATTACGTGGAAATGTCTCGCTTCTATGCGCTTCGTGTAGCAGGTTTTAGAGATATGAATAGATACTTGGAAGTTCCGAATACGGGGCCTAAGGCCAGCAAGCCTGGGAAGAAACGCGAATCCATGCCTGTGCTTGCGCCGAGGGAGGACCAGGTGCTGCATACGGTGAAGGTAACCGCTACAGGGTATACGGCAGGTTATGAATCGACCGGAAAGAAGCCGGGACATCCTCAATATGGAATCACCTACTCCGGGGTGAAGGTTAAGCGGGATCGAAATATGGTATCTACGATTGCCGCGGATCCGAATGTATTCCCGCTTGGCAGTATTCTCTATATACCGGGCTATGGTTATGGAATCGTAGCGGATATCGGGTCTGCGATCAAAGGGCAAAAAATCGATCTTTACTTCTCCACAACCAAACAAGTGTTTAAGGAGTGGGGGAAGAAGGACGTCGAGGTACAGGTTATTAAAACCGGAAGCGGCAAATGCACGGAAGAAATGCTGAGAACCCTGGATAACGCGATTGAAACTTATCGTTTCCTGCCTTCATCTGTTTTGGAGGAAGCCATTTAG
- the thrS gene encoding threonine--tRNA ligase has protein sequence MAISIKLPDGSVREYEAGSSIEDVAASISSGLRKNAVAGKMDGIVVDLSTPLQDGALIEIVTQDTPEGLEVMRHSTAHLLAQATKRLYGAKEVKLGVGPVIEDGFYYDMDLEEPLNPEDLQKIEKEMERIIGENLPIVRKEVSRAEALRIFGELGDPYKLELINALPEDSVITIYEQGEFFDLCRGPHVPSTGKIKVFKLMNVAGAYWRGDSKNKMLQRVYGTAFVKKAQLDEHLHLLEEAKKRDHRKLGKELQMFTFSQLVGQGLPIWLPNGAKLRRTLERYIVDMEERLGYQHVYTPVLGNVELYKTSGHWEHYQEDMFPKMEMDNEELVLRPMNCPHHMMVYKSDMHSYRDLPIRIAELGMQHRYEMSGALTGLHRVRAMTLNDSHIFCRPDQIKEEFARVIQLIMTVYKDFGIHDYRFRLSYRDPQDTEKYFQNDEMWEMSQRMLREVVESLDMPFYEAEGEAAFYGPKLDVQIRTALGKEETLSTVQLDFLLPERFELEYVGDDGQKHRPVVIHRGILGTMERFTAFLLENFAGALPLWLSPVQVKVIPVSNAFEDYAKEVAEKLQFAGISVESDLRNEKMGYKIREAQLEKIPYMFIVGENEKNAGAVSVRKRGEGDIGAQPLDEIILKLREEINTHVV, from the coding sequence GTGGCTATTAGCATTAAATTGCCTGACGGCTCCGTACGGGAGTATGAGGCGGGCAGCAGTATTGAGGATGTGGCTGCGTCGATCAGCAGCGGACTTAGAAAGAATGCGGTCGCGGGAAAAATGGACGGGATCGTTGTGGATCTCTCGACACCGCTTCAGGACGGAGCTTTGATCGAGATCGTAACCCAGGATACGCCTGAAGGGCTTGAAGTGATGCGCCACAGTACAGCGCATTTGCTGGCTCAGGCAACCAAGCGTTTGTATGGAGCGAAAGAAGTAAAGCTGGGCGTGGGTCCGGTCATTGAGGACGGCTTCTACTATGATATGGATCTGGAAGAGCCTTTGAATCCGGAGGACCTGCAGAAGATCGAGAAGGAAATGGAACGCATTATCGGCGAGAATCTTCCGATTGTCCGCAAGGAAGTGAGCCGTGCGGAAGCGCTGCGCATCTTTGGCGAGCTTGGGGATCCGTACAAGCTGGAACTAATCAATGCCCTGCCTGAGGATAGCGTTATCACGATCTATGAGCAAGGCGAATTCTTTGATCTCTGTCGTGGACCGCACGTCCCTTCAACCGGCAAGATCAAAGTGTTCAAACTTATGAATGTGGCAGGCGCATACTGGCGCGGCGACAGCAAGAACAAAATGCTTCAGCGCGTTTACGGTACGGCGTTCGTGAAAAAAGCGCAGCTCGATGAGCATCTTCACCTGCTTGAGGAAGCCAAGAAGCGCGATCATCGTAAGCTGGGCAAGGAATTGCAAATGTTTACGTTCTCGCAGCTCGTTGGACAAGGCCTGCCGATCTGGCTGCCAAACGGCGCGAAATTGCGCCGTACCCTGGAGCGTTATATCGTGGACATGGAGGAGCGCCTTGGTTACCAGCACGTGTACACGCCTGTCCTCGGAAACGTGGAGCTGTACAAAACGTCCGGTCACTGGGAGCACTATCAGGAAGATATGTTTCCGAAAATGGAGATGGACAACGAGGAGCTTGTCCTTCGTCCGATGAACTGTCCTCACCATATGATGGTATATAAGAGCGATATGCACAGCTACCGGGATCTGCCGATCCGTATTGCTGAGCTTGGCATGCAGCACCGTTATGAAATGTCCGGTGCACTGACCGGCTTGCATCGCGTGCGCGCAATGACGTTGAACGACTCGCATATTTTCTGCCGTCCGGATCAGATTAAGGAAGAGTTTGCACGAGTTATTCAGCTAATCATGACCGTCTACAAGGACTTTGGCATCCATGACTATCGCTTCCGCCTTTCTTACCGGGATCCGCAGGATACCGAGAAGTACTTCCAGAACGATGAAATGTGGGAAATGTCCCAGCGTATGCTGCGCGAAGTCGTCGAGAGCCTGGACATGCCGTTCTATGAGGCCGAAGGCGAAGCTGCCTTCTACGGTCCGAAGCTCGACGTTCAGATCCGTACGGCTCTAGGAAAGGAAGAGACGCTGTCAACCGTTCAGCTCGACTTCTTGCTGCCTGAGCGCTTTGAGCTGGAATACGTCGGCGACGATGGCCAGAAGCATCGTCCGGTTGTTATCCACCGCGGTATCCTGGGTACGATGGAGCGCTTTACTGCTTTCTTGCTTGAGAATTTTGCAGGTGCGCTGCCGCTGTGGCTGTCACCGGTACAGGTTAAAGTCATTCCGGTTTCCAATGCCTTTGAAGACTATGCCAAGGAAGTGGCCGAGAAGCTTCAATTCGCCGGTATCTCTGTCGAGTCGGATCTTCGCAACGAGAAGATGGGCTACAAGATTCGGGAAGCCCAGCTCGAGAAGATTCCTTACATGTTCATCGTTGGCGAGAATGAGAAAAACGCGGGTGCGGTTTCCGTTCGCAAACGCGGCGAAGGGGACATCGGTGCCCAGCCGCTGGACGAGATCATCCTCAAGCTTCGTGAAGAAATTAACACCCACGTCGTTTAA
- a CDS encoding putative sporulation protein YtxC — protein sequence MELFSISVGTRTEDEKKAFHRILSHKQKELHKQCKQLKFTFSASDDRVIWTCSGKLPLSSWTASADTLRRLTAEAVTAYILEAKEQEIAARLMFSEFEFDDEEEAGRILQWFLMLLQKEEGPSGDFWQSRRRKLSEGIYQCLNEAPELNLDGFMTFRLQSYEQELREMAEYAVDEFMLDQQYEEFVSLLKYFVYFQEPKMPLVHVIHKGEEDFLLLDGNLRPIERPRDEGLVMERLDQDMEIEDMVVSTLISVSPARMIIHTRQPELPVIVTLAHIFDNRAEVCCSCPECSALLGSGRMMT from the coding sequence ATGGAACTGTTCAGCATTTCTGTCGGTACACGGACGGAAGACGAGAAAAAGGCGTTTCACCGTATATTGTCACACAAGCAGAAAGAGCTACATAAACAATGCAAGCAGCTGAAATTCACGTTCAGCGCTTCGGATGACCGCGTGATTTGGACGTGCTCCGGCAAGCTTCCGCTGTCCTCATGGACCGCATCGGCCGACACGCTGCGCCGGCTCACTGCCGAAGCAGTCACTGCTTATATTTTGGAAGCGAAGGAGCAGGAGATTGCTGCACGGTTAATGTTCTCGGAATTCGAGTTTGATGATGAGGAAGAAGCAGGGCGGATTCTGCAGTGGTTTTTGATGCTCCTGCAAAAAGAGGAAGGCCCGTCCGGGGACTTCTGGCAGAGCCGCAGACGCAAGCTGTCTGAAGGCATATATCAGTGCCTGAACGAGGCACCTGAGCTTAACCTGGATGGATTTATGACCTTCCGGCTTCAGTCCTACGAACAGGAGCTCCGCGAGATGGCGGAGTATGCAGTGGATGAATTTATGCTCGATCAGCAGTACGAGGAGTTCGTCAGCCTGCTGAAATATTTTGTTTATTTTCAGGAGCCCAAAATGCCGCTGGTACACGTCATTCATAAGGGGGAGGAAGATTTTCTGCTGCTGGATGGCAATCTTCGCCCGATTGAACGTCCTCGAGATGAAGGACTCGTTATGGAAAGGCTGGACCAGGATATGGAGATTGAAGATATGGTGGTCAGTACGCTGATTTCGGTATCTCCGGCCCGCATGATTATCCACACGAGACAGCCTGAGCTTCCCGTTATTGTGACATTGGCCCACATCTTTGATAACCGCGCCGAAGTATGCTGCAGTTGTCCGGAATGCAGCGCGCTTCTCGGAAGCGGACGAATGATGACTTGA
- the mqnC gene encoding cyclic dehypoxanthinyl futalosine synthase yields MSAVNRILDKALRGERLNLEDTVTLFESDEIEKMGHAADVMTKRLHPDPITTFVIGRNINYTNICDVFCRFCAFYRRPGSSEGYVLPDETIFQKIQETEDVNGTEILMQGGVNPDLPFNYYTDLLRNIKKRFPNITMHSFSPAEIMKMVEISGLTLEEVMRELHSAGLDSLPGGGAEILDDRIRKKVSRLKGTWRQWMDVMQTAHKVGMNTTATMVIGLGETMEERALHMLRVRDAQDECIQNGYDSKGFLAFIPFTFQPDNTNLKRERETPEAYLKTVAIGRLAIDNVPNLQSSWVTMGPEIGKLSLSYGCNDFGSTMMEENVVSSAGAVYKVNIESIIQLIRETGNIPAQRNTRYDILRVFEDNSTVERDFVMQN; encoded by the coding sequence ATGAGTGCGGTAAACCGTATATTGGATAAAGCTTTACGCGGTGAGCGTTTAAACCTCGAAGATACCGTGACGCTTTTTGAAAGTGATGAGATTGAGAAAATGGGTCATGCGGCGGATGTGATGACAAAGCGTCTGCATCCGGATCCTATCACGACATTTGTTATCGGCCGGAATATCAATTACACGAACATATGTGATGTATTCTGCCGTTTCTGTGCTTTTTATCGCCGACCGGGCTCTTCTGAGGGCTACGTTCTGCCCGATGAGACGATCTTCCAGAAGATTCAGGAAACCGAGGATGTGAACGGTACTGAAATTCTGATGCAGGGCGGAGTCAATCCGGATTTGCCTTTCAATTATTATACGGATCTGCTTCGCAATATTAAGAAGCGGTTTCCTAACATTACGATGCATTCCTTCTCCCCGGCGGAAATTATGAAGATGGTGGAGATCTCCGGGCTTACGCTCGAAGAGGTGATGCGCGAGCTTCACAGCGCGGGTCTGGACTCATTGCCTGGTGGCGGTGCAGAGATTTTGGATGATCGTATCCGCAAAAAAGTCAGCCGTCTGAAAGGCACATGGCGCCAGTGGATGGATGTCATGCAAACGGCCCATAAAGTCGGCATGAACACGACGGCTACTATGGTGATCGGCCTGGGCGAAACGATGGAAGAGCGTGCGCTACATATGCTTCGCGTGCGTGATGCGCAGGATGAATGCATTCAGAACGGTTATGATTCCAAAGGCTTCCTGGCCTTCATTCCATTTACGTTCCAGCCGGACAACACGAACCTTAAGCGTGAGCGTGAAACGCCGGAGGCGTACTTGAAGACGGTAGCCATCGGTCGCTTGGCAATCGATAACGTTCCGAATTTGCAGTCGTCCTGGGTAACGATGGGACCTGAGATCGGCAAGCTGTCACTCAGCTATGGCTGTAATGACTTTGGCAGCACGATGATGGAGGAGAACGTGGTTTCTTCCGCAGGAGCCGTGTATAAGGTCAATATTGAATCGATTATTCAATTGATCCGCGAGACCGGCAACATTCCGGCTCAACGCAACACCCGGTATGATATTCTGCGCGTGTTCGAAGATAACAGCACCGTTGAGCGCGACTTCGTCATGCAGAACTAA